From Pseudomonas sp. B21-028, one genomic window encodes:
- a CDS encoding LysR substrate-binding domain-containing protein: MLIDEELTLKKLEVFLAFMRTGNLARAAAELQTSNVSVHRAIHSLESALRCPLFKHEGRNLTPLESAYVLEERAQKLIQDVVESVRLTREAAGFSAERFKLGSLYSLTVKTVPQLIMGLKIRRSELNIDLIMGSNIDLLYKLKNMEVDAILVSLDDSVNDPDCEQIALFSDDIFLATPADSPFAQRSEVDLAEVRDETFITLTQGFATHQDGIRVFRQAGFEPKVAMQVNDIFTLLSMVSSGVGYALLPGRIAAVYENRVKLIPLQEKYRLQQHIGVVFLKAKERDPNLLALLAECRMYANRQAIP; the protein is encoded by the coding sequence ATGCTGATCGACGAAGAATTGACCCTGAAGAAACTCGAGGTGTTCCTGGCGTTCATGCGCACCGGCAACCTGGCGCGGGCGGCGGCGGAGTTGCAGACCAGCAACGTCAGCGTGCACCGGGCCATTCATTCGCTGGAAAGCGCCCTGCGCTGCCCGCTGTTCAAGCACGAAGGCCGCAACCTCACTCCGCTGGAAAGCGCCTATGTGCTGGAGGAGCGGGCGCAGAAACTGATCCAGGACGTGGTCGAAAGCGTACGCCTGACCCGCGAAGCCGCCGGGTTCTCCGCCGAGCGCTTCAAGTTGGGCTCGCTGTACTCGCTGACGGTCAAGACCGTGCCGCAGTTGATCATGGGCCTGAAGATCCGTCGCAGCGAACTCAACATCGACCTGATCATGGGTTCGAACATCGACCTGCTGTACAAGCTCAAGAACATGGAAGTCGATGCGATCCTGGTGTCCCTGGATGACAGCGTCAACGACCCGGACTGCGAGCAGATCGCGCTGTTTTCCGACGACATCTTCCTCGCCACGCCAGCCGACTCACCGTTTGCCCAACGCAGCGAAGTCGACCTGGCCGAAGTGCGCGACGAGACGTTCATCACCCTGACCCAGGGTTTCGCCACGCATCAGGACGGGATCCGGGTGTTCCGGCAGGCGGGGTTCGAGCCGAAGGTGGCGATGCAGGTCAACGACATCTTCACCTTGCTGAGCATGGTCAGCTCCGGGGTCGGTTATGCGTTGCTGCCGGGCCGGATTGCGGCGGTGTATGAGAACCGGGTGAAACTCATCCCATTGCAGGAGAAGTACCGCTTGCAGCAGCACATCGGCGTGGTGTTCCTCAAGGCCAAGGAGCGCGATCCGAACCTGCTGGCGTTATTGGCCGAATGCCGGATGTATGCCAATCGCCAAGCCATCCCATGA
- the madM gene encoding malonate transporter subunit MadM, with translation MYESMMKVITGYGLISGFAVVGITMWVSYWISNTFTKGRLHGSAIAILLGLMLSYIGGAMTGGQKGVVDIPLLSGIGLLGGAMLRDFAIVATAFGVSVEELKRAGFVGVVALFVGVGTSFIAGVGVAMAFGYTDAVSLTTIGAGAVTYIVGPVTGAAIGASSEVMALSIAAGLIKAILVMVATPFVAPLIGLNNPRSAVIFGGLMGTSSGVAGGLAATDPKLVPYGCLTAAFYTALGCLLGPSVLFLIMRGLLG, from the coding sequence ATGTACGAATCAATGATGAAAGTGATTACTGGCTACGGCCTGATCAGCGGTTTCGCGGTTGTCGGCATCACCATGTGGGTGTCGTACTGGATCAGCAACACGTTCACCAAGGGCCGCCTGCACGGTTCGGCCATCGCGATTCTGCTGGGGCTGATGCTGTCGTATATCGGCGGGGCGATGACCGGGGGGCAGAAGGGGGTGGTGGACATTCCGCTGCTTTCCGGGATCGGCTTGCTGGGCGGCGCCATGCTGCGGGACTTTGCCATTGTCGCCACGGCGTTTGGGGTGAGTGTCGAGGAGCTCAAGCGCGCCGGTTTCGTCGGAGTGGTGGCGCTGTTTGTCGGCGTGGGCACCTCGTTCATTGCCGGCGTGGGTGTGGCGATGGCCTTCGGATACACCGATGCAGTGAGCCTGACTACCATCGGTGCCGGGGCGGTCACGTACATCGTCGGGCCGGTCACCGGAGCGGCCATTGGCGCCAGTTCCGAGGTCATGGCGCTGTCCATTGCGGCGGGGTTGATCAAGGCGATCCTGGTGATGGTGGCGACGCCTTTCGTGGCGCCGTTGATCGGACTCAACAATCCACGCAGTGCGGTGATCTTCGGCGGGTTGATGGGTACCTCCAGCGGGGTGGCCGGCGGGCTGGCGGCCACCGATCCGAAGCTGGTGCCGTATGGGTGCCTGACGGCGGCGTTCTATACCGCGCTGGGTTGTTTGCTGGGCCCTTCGGTGTTGTTCCTGATCATGCGTGGGTTGCTGGGCTAG
- the madL gene encoding malonate transporter subunit MadL, producing MIIYGVAFLAFCTLAGIFIGELLGKLIGVPANVGGVGIAMLLLIGLGSYLSKRGLFKGKSEAGVEFWSAIYIPIVVAMAAQQNVYGALKGGPMAILAGTLAVVIAFAMVPVLVRIGHKEPEANVSAKTVG from the coding sequence ATGATTATTTACGGTGTGGCGTTTCTGGCCTTTTGTACCCTGGCGGGTATTTTCATCGGTGAACTGCTGGGCAAACTGATCGGCGTGCCGGCCAACGTCGGTGGCGTCGGCATTGCGATGCTGCTGTTGATCGGCCTGGGCAGTTACCTGAGCAAGCGCGGTCTGTTCAAGGGCAAATCCGAGGCCGGCGTGGAATTCTGGAGTGCGATCTACATTCCCATCGTGGTTGCCATGGCGGCCCAGCAAAACGTCTATGGCGCGCTCAAGGGCGGGCCGATGGCGATCCTGGCCGGCACCCTGGCGGTGGTGATTGCCTTTGCGATGGTGCCGGTCCTGGTGCGCATCGGCCACAAAGAGCCTGAAGCCAACGTTTCCGCGAAGACGGTAGGGTGA
- the mdcH gene encoding malonate decarboxylase subunit epsilon has translation MSSLLVFPGQGAQRAGMLHGLAPHVLAEASDVLGEDVLRLDSAEALQSTRAVQLCLLIAGVAASRRLLEQASTPDYVAGLSIGAYPAAVVAGALGFEDALRLVSLRGDLMQQAYPQGYGMTAIIGLDLAVVEGLLAQVHSDATPVYLANINADNQVVIAGSDEAMAVVARHARSQGAGKACRLAVSVPSHCPLLESPARTLAQAFAEVPLQAPTLGYLSGSRARPVTKPDALRDDLAFNMCRVVDWRGTVQSAYERGVRLQIELPPGAVLTGLARRVFEQGTVMAFDGARLDTLQTLLAEEGSRQP, from the coding sequence ATGAGCAGTCTCCTGGTATTCCCCGGGCAGGGTGCGCAGCGTGCGGGCATGCTCCATGGCCTGGCGCCGCATGTGTTGGCTGAAGCGAGCGATGTGCTTGGCGAAGACGTATTGCGCTTGGACAGCGCCGAAGCCTTGCAATCGACCCGCGCCGTGCAGTTGTGCCTGTTGATCGCCGGCGTGGCGGCGTCACGCCGCTTGCTGGAGCAGGCGTCTACGCCGGACTACGTGGCGGGGCTGTCCATCGGCGCGTATCCGGCGGCGGTGGTGGCCGGTGCGCTGGGGTTCGAGGATGCGTTGCGGCTGGTCAGCCTGCGGGGCGACTTGATGCAGCAGGCCTATCCGCAAGGCTACGGCATGACCGCGATCATCGGCCTGGACCTCGCCGTTGTGGAGGGGTTGCTGGCCCAGGTGCACAGCGATGCAACGCCGGTCTACCTGGCCAACATCAATGCCGATAATCAGGTGGTCATCGCCGGCAGCGACGAGGCCATGGCGGTTGTTGCCCGGCATGCACGCAGCCAGGGCGCGGGAAAAGCGTGTCGCCTGGCGGTCAGCGTGCCGTCCCATTGCCCATTGCTGGAGAGTCCGGCGCGAACCTTGGCCCAGGCCTTTGCCGAGGTGCCATTGCAAGCCCCGACATTGGGTTATCTCAGCGGCAGTCGCGCCCGGCCGGTGACAAAGCCCGACGCCTTGCGCGACGACCTGGCTTTCAACATGTGCCGCGTCGTCGATTGGCGCGGCACGGTGCAAAGTGCCTATGAGCGAGGCGTGCGCTTGCAGATCGAGCTGCCACCCGGTGCGGTGCTGACCGGGCTGGCGCGCCGGGTGTTCGAGCAGGGCACTGTCATGGCATTCGACGGCGCGCGGCTCGATACCCTGCAAACGCTGCTCGCAGAGGAGGGAAGCCGCCAACCCTAG
- a CDS encoding malonate decarboxylase holo-ACP synthase produces the protein MSTFLAHDLLWGMTPQQLPADAPAWAVQALGLGQPVVVRRALTAPGQVAVGVRGRAREQRYAALMPLSAIQRRVRPEELCHIKCQRDLPALQALSRLRPVLDACGWTWGISGSAGFELASGIEALHERSDLDLILRTPQPMDRDQARDLLAQLDGSVCAVDMQLQTPFGAVALREWAGSSRRVLLKDDLQARLVSNPWQPSLEQVA, from the coding sequence GTGAGCACCTTCCTGGCGCACGACCTGTTGTGGGGGATGACCCCGCAGCAGTTGCCAGCGGATGCTCCGGCGTGGGCTGTGCAAGCCCTCGGCCTCGGGCAACCGGTGGTGGTGCGGCGGGCGCTGACGGCACCGGGGCAGGTGGCGGTGGGCGTTCGTGGTCGGGCTCGGGAGCAGCGTTACGCCGCGTTGATGCCGTTGTCGGCGATCCAGCGTCGGGTGCGCCCGGAAGAGCTCTGTCACATCAAGTGCCAACGGGACTTGCCGGCCCTGCAGGCGCTGTCCCGCCTGCGGCCGGTGCTCGACGCCTGCGGCTGGACCTGGGGCATCAGCGGCAGCGCCGGGTTCGAACTCGCCAGCGGCATCGAGGCACTGCATGAGCGCAGCGACCTGGACCTGATCCTGCGCACGCCGCAGCCGATGGATCGCGATCAGGCCAGGGACTTGCTGGCGCAACTCGATGGCTCGGTGTGCGCCGTGGACATGCAGTTGCAGACGCCATTCGGTGCTGTGGCCCTGCGAGAGTGGGCGGGTTCGTCACGTCGGGTCCTGCTCAAGGATGACCTCCAGGCCCGGTTGGTGAGCAATCCCTGGCAGCCGTCGCTGGAGCAAGTCGCATGA
- the mdcE gene encoding biotin-independent malonate decarboxylase subunit gamma, with the protein MSSYSLRGLRWFEALSGGAEPLSGLPASVKAADARLGGQTVRLLAVVADPDNRFPRARNGEVGLLEGWGLAKAVDDAIEADREASNKRALIAIVDVPSQAYGRREEALGIHQALAGAADSYARARLAGHPVIGLLVGKAMSGAFLAHGYQANRLIALRDPGVMVHAMGKASAARVTLRSVEELEALAASVPPMAYDIDSYASLGLLWETLSVEQIEQPLATDLARVSDCLQQAINDVADAPRNLSCRLGAPHRAASSHVRQLLSAQW; encoded by the coding sequence ATGAGTTCGTATTCATTGAGAGGCTTGCGCTGGTTCGAAGCCTTGAGTGGCGGCGCCGAGCCGCTGTCGGGGCTGCCCGCTTCGGTGAAAGCGGCCGACGCCAGGTTGGGTGGGCAGACCGTGCGCCTGTTGGCGGTGGTGGCCGACCCCGATAATCGTTTTCCCCGGGCCCGCAACGGTGAGGTCGGCCTGTTGGAAGGCTGGGGCCTGGCCAAGGCGGTGGATGACGCCATCGAGGCTGACCGCGAGGCGTCCAACAAGCGTGCGCTGATCGCCATTGTCGACGTGCCCAGCCAGGCTTATGGTCGCCGGGAGGAAGCCCTGGGCATCCATCAGGCGTTGGCCGGTGCGGCGGACAGTTACGCCCGTGCCCGGTTGGCCGGCCACCCGGTGATCGGCTTGCTGGTGGGCAAGGCGATGTCCGGGGCGTTCCTGGCCCACGGCTACCAGGCCAACCGGCTGATTGCACTGCGCGATCCTGGGGTGATGGTCCACGCCATGGGCAAGGCCTCGGCGGCGCGGGTAACCCTGCGCAGTGTCGAAGAATTGGAAGCCCTGGCTGCCAGCGTGCCGCCGATGGCCTATGACATTGATAGCTATGCCAGTCTGGGGTTGTTGTGGGAAACCTTGTCGGTCGAGCAGATCGAACAGCCATTGGCGACTGATCTGGCTCGGGTCAGCGATTGCCTGCAACAAGCGATCAACGATGTGGCCGATGCGCCTCGAAACTTGAGCTGCCGCCTCGGGGCGCCCCATCGGGCCGCTTCCAGCCACGTTCGCCAGTTGCTGAGCGCGCAGTGGTGA
- a CDS encoding biotin-independent malonate decarboxylase subunit beta codes for MTDSAALLNKHSFVELGARQRAKALLDDGTFRELLDPFQRVMSPWLLRQGVVPQSDDGVVIAKGSIDGLPVVLAAIEGAFQGGSLGEVGGAKIAGALELAAEDNRNGVATRAVLLLETGGVRLQEANLGLAAIAEIHSAIVDLRQYQPVVGVVAGSVGCFGGMSIAAGLCSYLLVTQEARLGLNGPQVIEQEAGIEEYDARDRPFIWSLTGGEQRFASGLVDRYCADDVQQIRHQVSQLLHLGVPAEHRSGQAEWFLQRLARLDTDVQIEPVAVRQLYQGERP; via the coding sequence ATGACTGACAGTGCAGCGTTGCTCAACAAGCACAGCTTCGTCGAACTCGGTGCCCGGCAACGGGCGAAGGCCTTGCTTGATGACGGCACGTTTCGCGAACTGCTCGACCCATTTCAGCGAGTCATGTCGCCATGGCTGCTGCGTCAAGGCGTGGTGCCGCAAAGCGACGACGGCGTGGTAATCGCCAAGGGCAGCATCGACGGCTTGCCGGTGGTGCTCGCCGCCATCGAAGGCGCATTCCAGGGCGGCAGCCTCGGCGAAGTGGGTGGGGCGAAAATCGCCGGCGCCCTGGAGCTGGCCGCCGAGGACAACCGCAACGGCGTTGCGACCCGTGCAGTGCTGCTGCTGGAAACCGGCGGCGTGCGTTTGCAGGAAGCCAATCTCGGGTTGGCGGCCATCGCCGAGATTCATTCGGCAATTGTCGACCTGCGCCAGTATCAGCCGGTGGTCGGTGTGGTGGCCGGCAGTGTCGGTTGCTTTGGCGGCATGTCCATCGCCGCCGGGCTGTGCAGCTATCTGCTGGTGACCCAGGAAGCGCGGCTGGGATTGAACGGCCCACAAGTGATCGAGCAGGAAGCCGGGATCGAGGAATACGACGCCCGGGATCGCCCGTTCATCTGGAGCCTGACCGGTGGCGAGCAGCGTTTCGCCAGCGGATTGGTGGACCGTTATTGCGCCGATGATGTGCAGCAGATCCGCCATCAGGTCAGCCAGTTGTTGCACCTGGGGGTACCCGCCGAACACCGTAGCGGCCAGGCCGAGTGGTTCCTGCAACGCCTGGCCCGATTGGACACTGACGTGCAGATCGAACCGGTTGCGGTTCGCCAGCTGTATCAGGGAGAACGCCCATGA
- a CDS encoding malonate decarboxylase subunit delta, with product METLSFEFPAGQPPRGRALVGCVGSGDLEVLIEPGLAGKLTIQVQTSVNGSEQRWQHLFTRMFDGQVPPALSIDIHDFGATPGVVRLRLEQGFEEIGHD from the coding sequence ATGGAAACCTTATCCTTTGAATTCCCCGCCGGGCAGCCGCCACGGGGCCGGGCGCTGGTGGGCTGTGTCGGTTCGGGCGACCTGGAAGTGCTGATCGAGCCGGGGCTGGCAGGCAAGCTGACCATCCAGGTGCAGACCTCGGTCAATGGCAGCGAACAACGCTGGCAGCATCTCTTCACCCGCATGTTCGACGGCCAGGTGCCGCCCGCGCTGTCCATCGACATCCACGATTTCGGCGCCACCCCCGGCGTGGTGCGTCTGCGCCTGGAGCAAGGTTTCGAGGAGATCGGCCATGACTGA